From Pseudomonas arsenicoxydans:
GTCAGTTGGTCCAGTTCGATCAACGCGGTGCCGTCATCGACGCCCTCGCGACTGCCGTTGCCGGCGTATTCGGCGGCGATGCGCACCAGGCGCACGGCCTTTCCTTGCAGGGCGCTTTCCACTTGATGGCGCAAGTCGGGTTGCGGTTCGTCCAGACGCACGCGCACTTCCAGCCACGGTTGGCGCTGGATATCGGCGAGCAAATCGATGTTCGGCAGGTCAGCCAGTTGCAGCAGGATCTCCGCCAAGGGCGCCGGGCCAATGCGTTGCAGGTTCACGGCGCGGGGGATCAGCTTCGGTTCGACGCTGACCAAGGTTTCGCCATCGAGCTTCACGTCGAGAATCTGATGCTGATAACCGATTTCCGAGAACGACAGCGGAATTGGCGAGCCGCTGTAGCGAATGCGCTCTTCACCGTTCACTTTCTGCGGTTTGTGCAAATGCCCGAGGGCGACGTAGCTGATGCTCGGCCCGAACAGGCTGGCGGGTAGGGCCTCGGCGTTACCGATGATCAGGCTGCGCTCGGAGTCTTCCGACACCGAACCGCCCGCCATGTGCGCATGGCTGATAGCAATCAGCGCCTGCCCCGGCTTGCGTTTGGCATTGGCGGCTTCGATCAGCCATTCATGAACCTGACCGATACCGCGCAGGTAGTTATCGCCAAGCTGCGCACCCGTCACTTCAGCCGGGCGCAGGAAGGGCAGCGCCAGGCACCAGCCGGCAATCTCGCCGCTGGCATCTGGCAACGGCAGCAACAGCCGTTCGGCATCCAGCTGGCCGTCATCCAGCCACAACACCCGACCGAGCGCGTGAGTGCGCAAACGGCGCATCAACGGCGCTGGCAGCTCGATCCGCGAGCCGGAGTCGTGGTTGCCGGCGATGATCACAATGGTCAGCAGCGGCTGCTGCTCGTGGGCGCTGAC
This genomic window contains:
- a CDS encoding exonuclease SbcCD subunit D C-terminal domain-containing protein, translating into MRLFHTSDWHLGQNLHGQDRDFEHGCFLEWLLRQLKLDQPDVLLIAGDIFDTVNPPVKAQERLYEFIVSAHEQQPLLTIVIIAGNHDSGSRIELPAPLMRRLRTHALGRVLWLDDGQLDAERLLLPLPDASGEIAGWCLALPFLRPAEVTGAQLGDNYLRGIGQVHEWLIEAANAKRKPGQALIAISHAHMAGGSVSEDSERSLIIGNAEALPASLFGPSISYVALGHLHKPQKVNGEERIRYSGSPIPLSFSEIGYQHQILDVKLDGETLVSVEPKLIPRAVNLQRIGPAPLAEILLQLADLPNIDLLADIQRQPWLEVRVRLDEPQPDLRHQVESALQGKAVRLVRIAAEYAGNGSREGVDDGTALIELDQLTPQELFSRAWQDNYGSEVDEQTLKDFAELLQDVQTESEQP